tttttttagaaaaatagactttacttattttattttatgtttttagagacagggtctcactttgttgcccaggctggagtgcagtggctattcacaggtgtgatcatagcacactacagctttgaactcctgggctcaagcagtcctcccacctcagcttcctgagtagctgagactataggcaagcaccaccacatctgtctagactttatttatttatttatttatttatttatttatttattcatttatttatttatttatttgagatggagtctcgctctgtcccgcaggctggagtgcagtggcttgctcttggctcatggcaacctccaccccactggttcaagcaattcccctgcctcagcctcccaagtagctgggattacaggcacccaccaccatgccaggctaatttttttgtatttttagtagagacagggttttaccatgttggccagactggtctcaaactcctgacctcagacaatccgctccccttggcctcccaaagtgctgggattacaggcgtgagcccccgcgcctgacctaggctttattttttagagtggttttaggttcacagcaaaattgaatggAAAGTACAGACAGAGATTTTCCATATATCCCCTGCCTTCGACATGCATAGCCTTCTCCATACATgcaaaattttaattaacaaaggCAAGATTGCCTTTTTTCAttacaaaactgaaaacatatccattaaaaatatagaaaacacagaaaaataaaaataaaaaatagagaaaaaaattatctgtgatTCTATCACCcataaacaacatttttttttttttttgagacagagtctcgctctgtcgcccaggctggagtgcagtggccggatctcagctcactgcaagctccgcctcctgggtttacgccattctcctgcctcagcctcccgagtagctgggactacaggtgccccgccacctcacccggctagttttttgtattttttagtagagacggggtttcaccgggttagccaggatggtctcgatctcctgacctcgtgatccgcccgtctcagcctcccaaagtgctgggattacaggcttgagccaccgcgcccggccaacaacattttgatatatttctttctctataatttatatgtgtgtgtgtgtgtgtatatatatatatatatatatatatatatatatatatttttttttttttttttggcaggctttcactctgttgcccacctagagtgcagtggcacaatcagagctcactgcagcctcagcttcttggtctcagtgatcctcctgcctcagcctccctagtagatgagactacaggcacaaaccaccacacgcagctgattttttttcagagagacagggtttcaccatgttgcctgagctactctcaaactcctgagctcaagcaatcctcccaccttagcctcccaaagtgctaggattacaggcatgggccaacacacctggcctcatatttttctttgtatttttaatatctaaTTTTCTCTTATACCCCCCACtccagttttataaaataatgttacaTAAACTTTACTTAAAcactatttttcaaaatggttgCATAATATGGCATCATTTAGATTATACCATACTTTAACCAGTGCCTACTCTTATTAATAATACTTGGATGGCCATCTTTGACATAAATTTATGAGTCTAGCCATCATTTTTTTGGCTTAACTTCATAGACATAGACTCACTGATTCAAAtggtataaacatttttaagtttccTAATATATAATCCATGAATGTttccaaaaaatatatgaaaactaaGCAAGATTACTGAGAATCAAAGAAATACACATAATGAGGTAACATTGTCACCTATTATAATGGCAAAGATTTAAAAGACAATGCCCAGTGTTGATAAAGATAAGGAGATTTATGTCCTTTTATAGATACATTGGTAGGAGCACAAATTGgctatttaaaagtatatatatacaagtAACACGTGAATATATTCgtataaaaattcaattaatatAGAAATATGCAGAGTAAaagttgaggctgggcatggtggctcacgcttgtaatcccagcactttgggaggccaaggtgggcggatcacctaaggtcgggagctcgagaccagcctgaccaccatgcagaaaccccatctctactaaaaatacaaaattagccaggtgtggtggcacatgcctgtaatctcagctacttgagaggctaaggcaggagaatcgcttgaacccgggaggcagaggttgcagtaaaccaagatcatgccattgcactccagcctgggcaacaaaagcgaaactgcatctcaaaaaaaaaaaaaaaaaaaaaaaaagttgaacgtTCTCCTTCAGtccctcctctccacccccaTTCAGTTGGTACATTTCTGGAGGACAGTTAGAAAAGAAGTAGAACAGTTTAACATAGTCTTAGCCTTTGATGTGATATTTTCACTTCTAGAAGGTGGATAAATGCGATGGGAATTGGTGgaagttttcttttgattgtttCCCTTTTCTCAATGACATTGTCACTGGTATTAATCCTCTAAAATGTAGCTCTGCTTATGCCCCTCTATGGAATCAAAGTCTTTGCTAGCTTCCTGTGGACTAGAAGGTTTAGGCGTCTCAGCTCTTCACAAACATGGTCTTGATCTAACTCCTTTTGAGCCACTACCCTCAACACTTGCCTGTGTCCAGCTGTCCCGGACTTTGCGTTCACGGAACAGGCCAAGCTCCTtccagcctcccaaagatctATGCAGGAGTGCTAATCccaatattattcataataacaataGCTACAACTTATCAGCAATAACTAagtgccaggaactgttctaaaaatataacattagTTAACTTATTGGATCCGGACATGAATCCCACAATAACCATAGATATTATGGTTAtgcccattttactgatgagaaaactgaggtacagagaggtcACAAAGCTAGCTAAGTGGCTCTAGGGATTCAAGTCTAGCCAGTCTGACTTGTGGGTCTATGTTCTCCATCTTCGTACTATCTTGTCTATGCTTCTATAATAGTGAAAATATAAGAAGGAATCTATCAAAAGGGAACTTGTTAACTAAATTagggtacatccatacaatggaatagtatcaGCTTTCACAATGTTGCCGTAGATTGATATTCATCCacatgaaagattaaaaaatggaGGCATAAAACTACAtaatactatttttgtttttttctatatatgtatataactacAAGAAATTATAAACTTCTCTGTACATGGAGAAAAGAGTTTGGCAAAAATGATGAACACCAAAATTTTAACTGATTTTCTCTTAGAGCAGCATTAGagtgtctttcttttcctcttaataCATTTCTGTATTTGGGAAGTAAAATGATCCTACACTACTTTCATCATCTAAGAGGtgcaataaagctatttttaaaggaTTGTGACAATTGCTACCTCCATCAGTGAACATGAGAGTGCTACTAGCTAATTTTCAAACAGAAAGCATCACTGCTTCATGCAGACGTACCCAGATAAAGGGCTGTGGGCAGCACGCCGGCCTCAGCACAGAGGTTTCCTGTTTCTCAGCAGCCAGAGGCAGAGTTTCCATGATTGCATGGGAGTAAACATCTCTGGGCACCCAACCACAGTGGAGTCTGGCTGGATTTCCAGTTTCTGGCCTCAAGATATTTCTGTTCATTGTTGCTTCATTAAACACACTGGTCCCATCTGTTATGCTAGTAGATCTGTCTTCTGGAGCACACAGACTACACGGAACCTCAGAAACAATACCTTGAATAACCCAGAAGGGAGATTCAGCAGTGGTAGTGGTTCTATGCTCTTCTAATCAATGACTCTATCTAccatctgtctttctgtctgcATTGATTTTGTTCCATGCACAAGTCTCCACGCTAGGTGCTGGAGAGATCTGAAATAAAGTATTGTCTATTGAGGAGACAAAATCAGTATAAATGAAGTATTCAAGGACAATTGATTCAATGAAGTTAGCAAACATCTGTTTGGTGACATCTGGCAGTCAGGCACTACTTGGGGACGCAAAGAGGGAGCTCACAGTCTGAAGGGGAAGATGCATTGATCACTTCAGAGAGGAAGTGACATTTCAGTTGGATTTTGGAGGAGGAATACGAGTTTGTCAGTGGAAAAGTGGGAGAAGGGCTGGTCGGGCCAAGAGAATGTAAACACAAAGACACGGAGGCTGGAAGGAGCTTGGCCTGTTCCGTGAACGCAAAGTCTGGGACAGCTGGACACAGGCAAGTGTTGAGGGTAGTGGCTCAAAAGGAGTTAGATCAAGACCATGTTTGTGAAGAGCTGAGATACCTAAACCTTCTAGTCCACAGGAAGCTAGCAAAGACTTTGATTCCATAGAGGGGCATAAGCAGAGCTACATTTTAGAGGATTAATACCAGTGACAATGTCATTGAGAAAAGGGaaacaatcaaaagaaaacttccggccgggcgcggtggctcaagcctgtaatcccagcactttgggaggccgagacgggcgaatcatgaggtcaggagattgagaccatcctggctaacacggtgaaaccccgtctctactaaaaatacaaaaaactagccgggcgaggtggcaggcgcctgtagtcccagctactcgggaggctgaggcaggagaatggcgtgaacccgggaggcggagtttgcagtgagctgagatccggccactgcactccagcctgggcgacagagcgagactccgtctcaaaaaaaaaaaaaaaaaaagaaaacttccacCAATTCCCATCGCATTTATCCACCTGCCTGCACTGGTGTACATCCACTGTTCTTCCTCTTGCTGCATGGATGAACTGAGCGTTCCTTTGTCTAAAGTCAATCTCTCCGTGTGTGCGCTAGAGCTCTTCCCCTCCTTCCTACTCAAGCACATGGCTCCAGAAATTCTCCCCCTCTTGCCTACATTAACATATTTCATCTTTCTGCAGCATCATTGTCATCAGCCTACAAATATGCTGTTATTCTGCCTGTCTTGAAAAACTCTCTCTTGACCCTATTTTCTCTTCTAGCACTGTCCCATTTCTGTCCTCTTTACAAAACTCCTCGAAAGAGTTGTCAAATTCAGTGTCACCTACTCCTCTTCTTGTCCTCTCCCTTAAATCCACTTCAGTCAGGCTTTTTCTCCCTGTACTCCACCAAAACTGTTGATCAAAATTCCCAGTGACTCCACATTACTAATTCAAATGGTCAATTTACAATCCCTTTGTGACTtggcctctccctcctcctagaAACACTTCACTTGGTTCCCAGGACCTCGCACACCCCTAGGTTTCTGCCTCTCTGACTGTTCCTTCTCAGTTGCCTTTGTCGATTCCAGCTCGTGCCCCGAGCCTCTTCATGTCCCTGTGTCCCAGGATTTGGACCTTggccctcctccccttctctgtcTACGTTCACTCCCTTCGTGACCTCATCCAGCCACATGCTGAccactctcaatttttttttttgagacggagtctcgctctgtcgcccagtctggagtgcagtggtgccatctcggctcactgcaagctccgcctcctgggttcacaccattctcctgcctcagcctctggaatagctgggactacaggcgcccgccaccacgcctggctaattttttgtatttttagtagagacggagtttcaccatgttagccatgatggtcttgatcttccaaacttgtgatccgcccacgttggcctcccaaagtgctaggattacaggcatgagccaccgcacctggctgacccacaattttatatttctagcCCAGAGCTCCCCGACTTAACCCCAGTCTTATTTCTCcaattgttttctggttttcttttcttttcttttcttttttttttttgagatggagtcttgctgtgtcacccaggatggagtgcagtggtgtgatcttggctcactgcaacctccacctcccggattcaagcagttctcctgcctcagcctcccaagtagctgggactacaggtgagtgccaccacgcctggctaatttttgtatttttttttcttagtagagacaaggtttcactatgttggccaggctggtcttgaactcctgaccttgtgatccacccacctctgcatcccaaagtgctgggattacaggcatgagcctccgcacccGGCCTCCAATTGCTTTCTTGACATCTTGACATTTAGATGTCTGTCTAGTACTTATATCAAATTTAACATGTCCAGGGTATCGTTGTAGGGTCCCTGTTGGTTAAAATATCAGTTCTGCCAGTTTAATGATTATGATTGTGATTATGACTacttttagacggagtctccctctgctgcccaggctggagtgcaggggtgcgatctcggctcactgcaagctccgccccctgagttcaccccattctcctgcctcagcctcccgagtagctgggactacaggcacccgccaccacgcccggctaattttttgtattttttttttttttttttttttgagatggagtctggctctgtcgcccaggctggagcgcagtggccggatctcagctcactgcaagctccgcctcccgggtttacgccattctcctgcctcagcctccctagtagctgggactacaggcgcccgccacctcgctcggctagttttttgtattttttagtagagacggggtttcaccgtgttagccaggatggtctcaatctcctgacctcgtgagccgcccgtctcagcctcccaaagtgctgggattacaggcttgagccacagcgcccggacattttttgtatttttagtagagatggggtttcactgtgttggccaggatggtctccatctcctgacctcgtgatccgcccaactcagcctcccaaagtgctgagattacaggtgtgagccaccgtgcccagctcagtTTAATGATGATTATTAGTTAGAAAGCAAGTGACATAGTTGGAGTATAGTGTACTTTGATGCTTTGTGGGAATAAAACAGCTCTAGGCAGCCTTTCCTGAAATagctccctccttctccccaacCGCTCTCTCCAGTTTCCAACCCTTTATTGTGCTTTCTCTTCACGGCAGGTATCACacactgaaaatatatttgtttattctctgCTTTTCCTACCAGACGGCCTGTTCCAGGAGGGCAGACTATACTGATCTTGCTCACTCCATGTGCCCAGAAGAAGGCCcgacacacagcaggtgctcttTAAAtagttgttcaataaatagttGAACATTGAATACGTAATCTGATTTTTCCGAGAGTTAGGACgacaatggttttttttttctttttctttttctttttatttttaagacagagtttcactctgttgcccaggctagagtgcaatggtgcaatctcggctcactgcaacctctgcctcccaggttcaagcaattctcctgcctcagcctcccgagtcgctgggactacaggtgcgtgccaccacgcccagctaattttttgtatttttagtagagatggggtttcaccatgttggccaggctggtctcaaactcttgatctcaggagATCCATCCAccctggcctccccaagtgctgggatcacaggcgtgagatACCGTGCCCGGTCagaatttgcctttttttttttttttgagaaggagtctcgctctgacacccaggctggagtgcagtggggcgatctcggctcatggcaatctctacctcccgggatcaagcggttctcctgcctcagcctcccaagtagctgggattacaggcacccaccaccacgcccagctaattttgtacttttagtagagacagggtttctccatgttggtcaggctggtctcaaactcccgacctcaggtgatccgcccccctcggcctcccaaagtgctgggattacgggcgtgagccaccgtgccctgccgaATTTGCTATTTCTAAAAAGTGCCTTGGGTAATTCTGTTGCCCTTAGTCACTAGAAAAGTCACTCCGAATCAAACAAAGCTTGGTTTGACCCCAGTCTGTCACTTCTAACTGCATGACCATAGGGAAGTAGCTTCTTCTCTGAtcttgtttccttatctgtagacAATAGGCATGACCACATTCTCATGGAGCTGTTATgacaaattaattaaattaagtaATGGATGTAGAGTTCTTGGCATAATGCCACTTGTTCAGGTGGCTGCCActatgatattattattattattattttattgttatgccAAGCAGGAGAAGATTTTTCTCCCTGTAAGATCACTCTGAGAATCTCCTTAAAGTAGGGTTCtgagaccagcagcatcagcattacctgAGGGCTGGTTTAAAATGGAGAATCTCTGCCCcaccccagatctactgaattgAAATCTGCACTTTAACAAGATCGCATTGAATGTTTGcacattcaaattttaaaaggacTGTTCAAAGTCACATGTActgttttcttcctgtctctAATTTTAGGAGTCTGCCCAGAAGGTTCATGAGCCGTGGCATCCCAGAATCTGAATCCTTCCTTAGTGACAGTGGCTCTTCACCCTTCTAAGTGCAGAGGAGGAAGCCCAGCTCATTCTGGGTGCACTTCCAGCTGAGGAAATAAGGAGGAATTCCTGAAGCCCCAAACAAGTGCCTGGGATGGATCCAAACTCCATCTTGCTTTCTCCTCAGCCCCAGATCTGCTCCCACCTGGCAGAAGCCTGTATGGAAGGTGAGAGAAACTCATCTCCTCCAGAGCTGGGTAGAGACTCCCAGTTTCCCTGGAGCCAGGTCCCCAGCTGCAGCCCTTCAGACCCCGAATGGTTTGGTGATAAGCACATCCAGGCAAAGAGGGCCAGAGTGGAAACCATCGTCCGAGGCATGTGTCTCTCCCCGAATCCTCTGGTACCAGGCAGTGCACAAGCTGGGGACAGCCCACGCTGCCCAGAAAAGGCccgagagaggaagaggaagcagagcctTCCCACACAGCAAGGCCTCCTGATGCCACCCCCTGCCTGGGACCAGGGCAACAGGAAGGGGGGCCCTCGTGTGAGAGAACAACTTCACCTGCTGAAGCAACAGCTAAGACATCTGCAAGAGCACATCCTACAGGCCGCCAAGCCCAGGGACACAGCTCAGGGGTCAGGAGGCTGTGGCACCGGGAAAGGCCCTCTGAGTGCAAAGCAGGGGAATGGCTGTGGGCCTCGCCCCTGGGCTGCAGATGGTGACCACCAGCAGGGTTCCAGCAAGGACCTCTCTGGGGCAGAAAAACACCAACAGTCTGAGGAGCCCAGGTTCCTTCCATCTGGAGCACCAGATTCACTGGAGATTCTGAGGAAAGAGCTGACCAGGGCAGTGTCCCGGGCTGTGGATTCAGTATTTCAAAAGGTACTGTTGGATCCACCAGGCCGCCTGACTCATCTGGGCAGAAGTTTCCAGGGGCAGGTGCCAGAGGGTAGAAGCGAGCCCTCACCTCCTGTGGGAGAGGCCTGTGAAGATCCACTTGCTTTGGCTGCCTTGCCCAGGAGGGTCCAGCTACAAGCTGGGGTCCCAGTAGGAAACTTGTCACTGGCCAAGCCTCTAGATTCTCCTAGGTACCCTATCCCTCCAAGAATGATCCCCAAACGCTGTCAGGATCTCCCAGCAAACTGTCCCTTCACTGCACCTTCCCACATCCAGGAAAATCAGATTCTTAGCGAGCTACTGGGTTATGGATGCAACAAAGGCCATTGGAGTAGCAGTCCTCCCCAGGACTCATCTTCCCAGAGGCACCCCTCCTCAGAGCCCGCCCTACGACCTTGGAGAACTACTAAACCGCAACCATTGGTCCTGAGCCAGCAGCAGTGTCCGCTGCCTTTCACCTCTGCCCATCTGGAAAGTCTGCACCTTCTTCCCTCGGTGAAGATGGAACAGGGAGGCCTGCATACCGTCACTGAGGCACTGCCTTTCTCTTCGGTCCACATATCCTTTAATAGCAATTGAAGTTCTCATtgttggctaggtgcagtggctcatgcttataatcccagtgctttgggaggccaaggtgggaggattacttgaggacaggtattcaagactagcctggacaacatagctagatcccatctctaaaagtaaaaaattatctgcacatgatggtgcatgcctgtagtcctagctactcaggaggctgaggcaggaggattgcttgagcttgggagttcgaggttacagtgagctatgattgcaccactgcgctctagctgtgcaacagagagaaaaaatgtctcaaaaaatagatttGAGAAGAAGGTTTACTTACCTTCTTCTATGACCCATCGGGTTCTGCCACTTGACTTATTCCTTTGGGTGTaaagggttttgttttgagactcaAATAGGCTTCCGAAATACAACAAATACCCAACGGAAGAAAGAACCTCATAATTTGGTTGTCAGCTGCCCATACACTCAGGAGGAGAAGGTCAAAGGAATGACCTCATCTGAGGTATGGCCTCCCCAACCCCATAACTCTACAAGCAAAAATTCTGTATTGTGTAGATAATTCATGGGGAGCACATGAGGGACCAGACACTTCTGGGCCAGATGGAAAAGTTTTCCTCGGGGATTAAACCCAGAGAGGCAGCTGGAAATGGCCAGAAGTCTTCAGTTTAAGGAACAACTTCCAAGCTGCAATGGAGTGCCTGGAGACTAGGGGCTGGGCATATGAAGGGAGAGGAGGCTCCCCATGAGGAGGCCTGAGTGGCCCAGGCTGATGGGCAGGGGTCTGGATCTTATTGCATCATCTTTGCAACCCCTAAGCAAACGCTACTCTCTTAATGTATTTCCCAGAGTAACCCTTGGGATAGAAATAATTGTTGAGTTAGGAGAAAAAGTACCTTGGAGAAATACTGAGATCGTTTATTTTCTGCAGGAATTCTCCGAGCCTTTAACATGAATAAGTGGAAGCTCTAAGAGGAGAATGTATACAGCCCCAAAGCCATATGACCCATAGAATAATCCACTTCTAACAAGTGTCTTGCAGAACTTGAGTTCTTGAGAATATATTTTGGATGTTGCTTTTTAAGCTAGCTGTGCTCACGTTGCTGCTTCTCGTGGGCAGCTTTGAGGCGAATCTCCAGAGGCTGATGAGTCTGTGGAGTTGCATATCCAGGTGGGAACAGTCGTGTCCTTTGTCTGGCAGCTGCTGTGCGGGCAGCGGGATGGGGTGGGACCAGCTCATTACCATGCCAGAACCTGCCTTTGTGTCCTAAATGCCACGAGCGCCCCCTGCCGGTCAAAGCTGTTGGAAACACCCCAAAGTTAACCTGGAAGTCAGCGAGCAACTGTAAAAGCAACGCTGAGAACACTTCACTTGCCACCACTCTTGGAGGCAGAGATTCCACCATAGACAGATTTTCTTTATAAGAAAGGCTAACTGTCTGGGCCTTTGATAACCACTAGTTGACTCTCCATTAAATACAGACAGCTGCAAAAACACCTCAGGCAGATGGTCCCCCAGAATTTgctatttgttgagcacctacatGTGCCTGTTGCTGGTCCCCCAAATTGGGGATTGGGCTCAGAGAGCTTCTGGAGGTTTGGGGCCTATCCTAAGAAATACCTAAGCCAGGACTGGCTTCATGGGTGAAGTACTTGACTATCTCTGGAATGACTTGGGGCCACCTGGCAGCACCCTGGCCCCTCAACTCTTCCCCCATTCCTGCTGCCTATATTCCAAGACCAGAGATTTATTCCTGTGGACCACGAAAACCACCTGAGAGCAAGCTGCTTTACAGCATAAAAAGAACGTTTACGTTCACATGACATCCTGTGACATAGGTAGGGCAGATGTGAAGATCATGAGGGAAGCACTGACAGAACACTTTCTCCGTGGCAGGCATTGCTACCAGCATTTCACACATATGTGTCCACCACCACTT
This genomic window from Piliocolobus tephrosceles isolate RC106 chromosome 6, ASM277652v3, whole genome shotgun sequence contains:
- the PROX2 gene encoding prospero homeobox protein 2 isoform X1 is translated as MDPNSILLSPQPQICSHLAEACMEGERNSSPPELGRDSQFPWSQVPSCSPSDPEWFGDKHIQAKRARVETIVRGMCLSPNPLVPGSAQAGDSPRCPEKARERKRKQSLPTQQGLLMPPPAWDQGNRKGGPRVREQLHLLKQQLRHLQEHILQAAKPRDTAQGSGGCGTGKGPLSAKQGNGCGPRPWAADGDHQQGSSKDLSGAEKHQQSEEPRFLPSGAPDSLEILRKELTRAVSRAVDSVFQKVLLDPPGRLTHLGRSFQGQVPEGRSEPSPPVGEACEDPLALAALPRRVQLQAGVPVGNLSLAKPLDSPRYPIPPRMIPKRCQDLPANCPFTAPSHIQENQILSELLGYGCNKGHWSSSPPQDSSSQRHPSSEPALRPWRTTKPQPLVLSQQQCPLPFTSAHLESLHLLPSVKMEQGGLHTVTEALPFSSVHIQEGLNPGHLKKAKLMFFFARYPSSNLLKAYFPDVQFNRCITSQMIKWFSNFREFYYIQMEKSARQAISDGVTNPKMLVVLRNSELFRALNMHYNKGNDFEVPDCFLEIASLTLQEFFRAVSAGRDSDPSWKKPIYKIISKLDSDIPEIFKSSSYPQ
- the PROX2 gene encoding prospero homeobox protein 2 isoform X2 yields the protein MDPNSILLSPQPQICSHLAEACMEGERNSSPPELGRDSQFPWSQVPSCSPSDPEWFGDKHIQAKRARVETIVRGMCLSPNPLVPGSAQAGDSPRCPEKARERKRKQSLPTQQGLLMPPPAWDQGNRKGGPRVREQLHLLKQQLRHLQEHILQAAKPRDTAQGSGGCGTGKGPLSAKQGNGCGPRPWAADGDHQQGSSKDLSGAEKHQQSEEPRFLPSGAPDSLEILRKELTRAVSRAVDSVFQKFNRCITSQMIKWFSNFREFYYIQMEKSARQAISDGVTNPKMLVVLRNSELFRALNMHYNKGNDFEVPDCFLEIASLTLQEFFRAVSAGRDSDPSWKKPIYKIISKLDSDIPEIFKSSSYPQ